The Methanosarcina acetivorans C2A genome includes the window TATAAAGCAACTGGAACTCAAGCTTTTCGCCGTCCGGGGTAAGCCTGATCCCGTCCGAACCCACTTCATCGTATCCTGCCTCATCAAGGATTTTTTCGGCAGCTGCAGGGTCATATGCATACTGTGTTACATTCGGGTTATACCAGACGGAGTAAGGAGGCACATATCCCGAATTGCCTGCAATTCCTCCGCCGTGAAGTACTTTATTCTGGATTTCCTCGCAGTCAAGGGAATGGTAAATTGCTTTTCTGATCTCGGTATTTTCAAGAATGGTATTTGCAGGGATGTTGAACCTCAGCCTGTAAACCCAGTATCCGGGACCTTCGATCACTTTCATGTTCTCCGAATCATCCAGGGCCTGAACCTGGTCCAGGGTAAGGCTGGCTTCGTCTACGTCCCCTACTTTAAGGGAAATCACGGGGTCAGTGGATTTCACAAAAATAAGAGTGTCAATAGCCGGTTTTCCAAGGAAATAGTTCTCGTTTGCAGAATATTTGTAGGACTGCTGATCTTTGTTGTAATCTTCAAGGATGAAAGGCCCTGTGCCAATGGCAGCTTCGTCTTCCATATATTTTGTAGGGTCAGAGACGTCTTTCCAGATATGTTCCGGCATGATAGGAATTACGGCAGCTACCTGCTGCATGAAAGGTGCATACGGCTGGTTGAGCGTTATCCGGACCGTATAGTCATCCAGGGCTTCCACGCTTTCAATGACCGCCGTATTATACCAGCCTGCTCCGATAGGGCTTATTGCAGCTTTTCCCTGGATGTAATCGTATGTGAAGGTGACATCGTCTGCCGTAAACGGTTCTCCGTCATGCCATGTCACATTTTCCCGCAGGTGAAAAGTCCAGGTAAGCCCGTCAGGGGAGTTCTCCCAGGAGCTGGCAAGCAGCCCCGTAAAGTTCCCTGTTTCTTCAGGCCAGACAAGCGAGTCAAAACAGAAACTTGTCATTACATAACCCGGACCTCTCGGGTAAAAGGTTAGGGGTGAAGGAAATCCCCAGTCTCCGCCGCTTGCTCCCCAGGTTGCTTTAAGAACCCTGGCACTTTCTTCCCCGGAATTTTCCGCAGCTGCAGCCGGGGAAAGGAAAAGCGGACCGAATACGGAACTGATGATAAAGAAGGATAAGAGAAACGAAAATGCCTTTACAATCTTCATTTTACCAGCCTCTAGTATATTCCTCATAACAGGATATGCAGACTATCTCTCCATTCTCCATTCTGGCGCGAGATTCTGCAAACATTTCCCCGCATTTTGAGCACTTTACCGAATTGAAGATCCTGGCTTTTCGGGGAATTTCCACGTTTACGTGTTTTATGTCAAACATTTCTTCAGCCGGCATTTCTCTGATGTACTCCGAGATACAATTAATCCGTGTTCTGAAATCAAGAGTTTCGGAATCAGTAGCCGCACCTGAGATCACTCTGGGACGAAGTTCACTTAACTCAGGGTCAAGGTCCTCAATGTTAAAATCGGATTTCAGCACAACCCTGACTGCTTTGCCGCTGTCTCTGCAGATGAAAGTGAAAGCCTGCTTCCCGTAATCTCTGTAGATGAGGTTGCCTTTCCCAATAGTGCAACCCGTTACAACCTGAACCGCATCAACCCCACAACCATCGTTTTCCACAATAGTTACAAGCTCTTCATCGATATCCCTGTCAACAGAAAGCTCTTCCATTCCGGCTCTGGCAGCCATATAACCTATAGTCAGCCCCGGACACACATGCCCATGGAACTTTGAAACCTCGGAAAAGGGTGCTATTTGATTTACCCCTGTGTTTTCGCGCGAACATTCTCCAGACATTTTGATCATGAATGTTTACTTTTGTAATACATATTATATTTTTCTAAATAATTATTATCAGCAATTAATAAAAGAATTTTTCATATTAGAATTTCAATTATATGATAATCTCTTAGCCGGCATAATTTACCGGAAAAAGCCCTTGAAAGGTAAATTCGAGGTTTCAGGGAGGGAACGGATTCCGGTCGGAAAGAGAATTGAAGGATAAGAAAAAATATTTTCAGAGCTTGGAGACTGATTTTCAGAGTTTGGAGACTGCATATAAATGTATTTATTTAGTTGAGCTCAACAAATTTAAATACCCAGATTTATTACATTAAGATAGAAAAGTAACATTAAATTGCCTTATTTTTTTAGTTTTTGTAAATTAATATTAGATGACTGTTGGGATACATAAGTTACAATTGTGAAAGCAATGAAAACCGTGGTTATGAGCAGTGAAACTGTTTACACAGCTCCCGGAGTTTGAAAAAGATGAAGATCAAAACTAAAGTTATCTTTATGGCAGTCATACTGCTAACTTCAGTCGCTTTAAGCGGCTGTGTGAGTAATTCGGCGGGTGAAGAAAAAAAGGGTGGAAGTTCCAGTTCCGATTCCGGTCCCGTCTCGGCTAAATCCGCTGTAATAATCGTTACTGACGATATCGGAAGAGAGATACCAGTTCCCTATCCCTGTGAAAGAACCGTGTTTCTGGTTGAAAATGCCATGAACTCGATGTATGCCGTGGGAGGTGCCGATGAAATTAGCGGAATAGGAGCTGTCTGGTATGAGGACACAAAGGCACCTTTCTTCAGGGCTATCGACCCGAGTTATGATGAGAAAAGGCTTTCCAGAGGAAGCGAACAGCCGAGTACCGAAACCATAGCAACGGCAGACCCTCAGGTTGTATTCCTCTGGGCATCGGACTGGGGAAGTGAAGATATAAAAGCAATCGAAGAGACCCTCAATACCTCTGTCTATGGGGTTTACATCGACAGCCTTGATGACCTGCAGAGGCAGATGAAAACGCTCAGCAAACTCATCGGAAAGGAAGAGCGCGGAGCAGAAGTTATTGAGCTTATGAATGAAAGTATGGAAAAGGTTACGGATGTAACCGGAGCCCTATCTCCCGAAGAAAAACCGACAGTATACTGGATGTGGGGAGATGTATACGGCACTGCAGGCCTGAACAGTACAGCCAACGACCTCGTAGAGAGAGCAGGGGGAGTAAACATCCTCAATAACTGGACGAACGAAACAAAGAATGTGGAACACCCTGTCCTGAACCTGGAAGCCCTGCTTGCACTGGATCCGGAGGTCATATACATGTGGAATAACGAAAACCTTGACCCAGTAAACATTACTTCCGGAGATACCGTGGACGGAATAGATTTCAGCACATGGAAAGAAATTTCTGCCGTGAAAAACGGAAGAGTGTATGAGATCTCGGATCCTTTTGTCTATGACTTCCACTCCCCCAGACTGCCCCTTGCAATAATGCATGTTGCAAAAGATTTGCACCCTGACAAATTTGCAGCCCTGAACCTTACAGCAGAAACGGATCAGTATTATGTTGACGTGTACGGGGTCCACTATCCGGGATTCGAACCTGCATAAGGAACAGGATCTGGCATGAAATTCCCGGAAAAGGAAAAAAACGGGTATCCGGTCTGCAGGCCGGAAATCCCTTTTTGTCTGGAATGGAGAAGCCTGGCATTTATAGGCTTTTTACTTTTGCCCGTACCTGTGTTCTTTTTCTCGATTTTCCTCGGGACCTACCCTTTATCTCCTCCGGAACTACTCAGGGTTCTTCTATCCCACTTTACTGCATATGAATACAGTTATCCTTCGGTTTATGACACCGTTATTTTCAACATCCGGTTCCCAAGGGTTCTGCTTGCCATGATGGCAGGAGCAGCTCTTTCAACTTCAGGAGCCACGTTTCAGGGGATATTCAGAAACCCCCTCGTAAGTCCTTACATCCTCGGACTTTCTTCGGGAGCGGCTTTCGGAGCTGCACTGTCTATCGCAGTTATCCCTGAACTGCCCGTCCAGGCAGGGGCGTTTATCTTCAGCCTGGCAGCGCTCGGGTTTTCTTATGTAATGGCAAGGACTGGAGGGCAAACTTCAACTGTTGCCCTTGTGCTTTCGGGGGTAATCACTTCATCGGTCTTTGCAGCTCTGCTTTCGATAATTCAGTTTACTACTGACGAAAAAGCCGTCCAGAGTATCGTTTACTGGACCCTGGGCTGCCTCCACACCTCACACTGGACAAAGTTTCTGGATTCTTTTCCTCTTGTGCTCGCCGGCTGCCTGCTCATATATCTCCTGCGCTGGAAACTTAACGTCCTCGCCCTCGGAGAAGAAGAAGCAAAAGCAGTGGGTATGAACGTCGAGCTGTATAAGGCAATATTCATAATCGCGGCTTCCCTTGCAGCCTCGGCGGCCGTAGCCGTAGCGGGAATTATAGGGCT containing:
- a CDS encoding FecCD family ABC transporter permease; translated protein: MKFPEKEKNGYPVCRPEIPFCLEWRSLAFIGFLLLPVPVFFFSIFLGTYPLSPPELLRVLLSHFTAYEYSYPSVYDTVIFNIRFPRVLLAMMAGAALSTSGATFQGIFRNPLVSPYILGLSSGAAFGAALSIAVIPELPVQAGAFIFSLAALGFSYVMARTGGQTSTVALVLSGVITSSVFAALLSIIQFTTDEKAVQSIVYWTLGCLHTSHWTKFLDSFPLVLAGCLLIYLLRWKLNVLALGEEEAKAVGMNVELYKAIFIIAASLAASAAVAVAGIIGLLGLIVPHILRMIFGPDHRKIIPLSITFGAAFLALVDDVARSAFGFEIPVGIITTLLGAPFFLYLLRTTKIGGWE
- a CDS encoding iron ABC transporter substrate-binding protein, with the protein product MKIKTKVIFMAVILLTSVALSGCVSNSAGEEKKGGSSSSDSGPVSAKSAVIIVTDDIGREIPVPYPCERTVFLVENAMNSMYAVGGADEISGIGAVWYEDTKAPFFRAIDPSYDEKRLSRGSEQPSTETIATADPQVVFLWASDWGSEDIKAIEETLNTSVYGVYIDSLDDLQRQMKTLSKLIGKEERGAEVIELMNESMEKVTDVTGALSPEEKPTVYWMWGDVYGTAGLNSTANDLVERAGGVNILNNWTNETKNVEHPVLNLEALLALDPEVIYMWNNENLDPVNITSGDTVDGIDFSTWKEISAVKNGRVYEISDPFVYDFHSPRLPLAIMHVAKDLHPDKFAALNLTAETDQYYVDVYGVHYPGFEPA
- a CDS encoding FmdE family protein; translation: MIKMSGECSRENTGVNQIAPFSEVSKFHGHVCPGLTIGYMAARAGMEELSVDRDIDEELVTIVENDGCGVDAVQVVTGCTIGKGNLIYRDYGKQAFTFICRDSGKAVRVVLKSDFNIEDLDPELSELRPRVISGAATDSETLDFRTRINCISEYIREMPAEEMFDIKHVNVEIPRKARIFNSVKCSKCGEMFAESRARMENGEIVCISCYEEYTRGW
- a CDS encoding ABC transporter substrate-binding protein is translated as MKIVKAFSFLLSFFIISSVFGPLFLSPAAAAENSGEESARVLKATWGASGGDWGFPSPLTFYPRGPGYVMTSFCFDSLVWPEETGNFTGLLASSWENSPDGLTWTFHLRENVTWHDGEPFTADDVTFTYDYIQGKAAISPIGAGWYNTAVIESVEALDDYTVRITLNQPYAPFMQQVAAVIPIMPEHIWKDVSDPTKYMEDEAAIGTGPFILEDYNKDQQSYKYSANENYFLGKPAIDTLIFVKSTDPVISLKVGDVDEASLTLDQVQALDDSENMKVIEGPGYWVYRLRFNIPANTILENTEIRKAIYHSLDCEEIQNKVLHGGGIAGNSGYVPPYSVWYNPNVTQYAYDPAAAEKILDEAGYDEVGSDGIRLTPDGEKLEFQLLYSSDQQSQRIAELVQSYLKDVGIGVVLKPGDTKTVDGLVNAGNFDLAIYSHGTSTDPARMLNSFPTSTGWNNTEFVSLANQQMSTIDEEERRELVDRMQVLIAENVPTIPLLYRNVYSACNQDKFDGFFYTPGGVGGGVPTEYNKLVFIYGEWNGQSTASAGNDTASSMDSPSMNAPGILTALMAFAAVFMLYRLKR